A stretch of the Rosa rugosa chromosome 5, drRosRugo1.1, whole genome shotgun sequence genome encodes the following:
- the LOC133712299 gene encoding UPF0481 protein At3g47200-like: MAIKGIRSSSSHISVVIEDKDVEALQDRMMENLCRDLPFSDICCIFRVPEVLRRHNPKAYTPDVVSIGPFHRGGESFQRMEIVKQWYLHNLLSRKNISLKHLIEAIFRDENRARDFYSEPLDHLNQSSFVEMMIIDGCFLLELFRKFRDKDHGQIKFSDPIFNMDCMFQYICHDLLLLENQIPWFVLNCLYTLTLDPRDDPSLRKLMLTVFSSHHQLAHNCRSYLHHLNNNVHDVDDDDSKILHILDLIRTSIVFPFKDQSQQKKDQFDLSFYHDSEKELMHPALALSESGIKFRRASSADAKSIMNIEFKNGTLEIPQLAIGELTDSLFRNIIAFEQCCPGQSHKITSYAVLMDNLISSSKDMEFLCEKKIIDNWLSDEDASKFFVKLYYDTELNQFYYAGLCSKLNKHYDHKWNMWQEKFKRTYCSDPWKFISLTVAIIFSVLTLVEIIYTILEYY; this comes from the coding sequence ATGGCAATCAAGGGTATAAGAAGTAGCTCAAGTCATATTTCAGTTGTTATAGAAGATAAAGATGTTGAAGCACTGCAAGACAGGATGATGGAAAACCTTTGCCGCGATTTACCATTCTCTGACATATGTTGCATCTTCAGAGTTCCCGAAGTTCTCCGGAGACATAACCCGAAGGCATACACACCTGATGTTGTCTCAATAGGACCCTTTCATCGTGGCGGTGAATCATTTCAACGCATGGAAATCGTGAAGCAATGGTATTTACATAACCTTCTCTCACGCAAGAATATAAGTTTGAAACATTTGATTGAAGCCATTTTTAGGGATGAGAATCGTGCCCGTGATTTTTATTCTGAACCACTTGATCATCTTAACCAGAGCAGCTTCGTAGAAATGATGATAATAGATGGTTGCTTCCTGCTAGAACTATTTAGGAAGTTTAGGGATAAGGATCATGGGCAAATTAAATTTAGCGACCCCATATTCAACATGGATTGCATGTTTCAATATATATGCCATGACCTTTTGCTACTAGAAAATCAGATTCCTTGGTTTGTCCTAAACTGTTTATATACCCTTACCTTAGACCCCAGGGATGACCCCTCCCTCAGAAAACTAATGCTCACTGTCTTCAGCTCACATCATCAACTGGCACATAATTGTCGTTCATATCTGCACCATCTAAATAATAATGTCCATGATGTAGATGACGATGATAGCAAAATCTTGCACATACTTGATTTGATAAGAACTTCGATAGTCTTCCCATTTAAAGATCAGtctcaacaaaaaaaagatCAGTTTGATCTATCATTCTATCATGACTCGGAGAAAGAATTGATGCATCCTGCGCTTGCTCTCTCAGAGTCCGGTATTAAATTCCGAAGGGCATCCTCCGCTGATGCTAAAAGCATAATGAACATTGAATTCAAGAATGGGACTTTGGAAATTCCTCAACTAGCAATTGGAGAGTTGACGGATTCATTGTTCAGAAATATCATTGCCTTTGAGCAATGCTGTCCTGGTCAATCGCACAAGATAACATCCTATGCCGTTTTAATGGACAACCTCATCAGTTCCAGCAAGGACATGGAGTTtctttgtgagaaaaaaataattgatAACTGGCTCAGCGATGAGGATGCTTCAAAGTTCTTCGTCAAGCTTTACTATGACACCGAGCTCAATCAGTTCTACTATGCTGGACTCTGCAGTAAACTCAATAAACATTATGATCACAAGTGGAATATGTGGCAAGAAAAGTTCAAACGCACCTACTGTTCTGATCCATGGAAATTTATCTCATTGACTGTAGCCATAATTTTTTCGGTTCTCACTCTGGTGGAGATCATATATACCATTCTGGAATACTATTAA
- the LOC133712298 gene encoding UPF0481 protein At3g47200-like — protein MEDDKEINVEALENNISSKLHCDSPLSAKCCIFRVPQVIRRQNPKAYQPDVVKIGPFHDRGSKHFQPMENVKLWYLRNLLLRKNVTLKTLIQGINIIEFEKHAREFYAEPLDHLNKNDFIEMMILDGLFIIELFRKLWFSEDISINDPIFNMDCMFQYLCHDLLLLENQLPWFVLNSLYILTKETVDCSLKKLLLVIFYSEPQLGLNSNRFIDHNTIFLDTDHFDDDPDHDDKILHILDLIRTSSVFKFKDDRFQQSFYGPNTQLKIHPTTTLSDVASDISDSIVNIELEDRVYNNFHPPSYGLKTQFMHPATTLSEAGVVFRMDSGDRKSIMDIEFEDGVFTIPPLVIGELTESLFRNLIAFEQCYHGCSHKITSYVVLMDNLIASQKDMNLFCEKNIITTNWRSAELDTYQFFNKLYKDTSLKEFLYDGLCYQVNEHYQVAQDKKLQRMRRELRTTAQLKRDYLTWNVTSTSLWKVTSLIAASVLLGVTILQTIYAMKQYYYSLR, from the coding sequence ATGGAAGACGATAAAGAAATCAATGTTGAAGCATTGGAAAACAACATTAGTTCAAAACTTCACTGTGATTCACCCCTGTCTGCCAAGTGCTGCATTTTCAGAGTTCCTCAGGTTATTAGGAGACAAAATCCAAAGGCATATCAACCTGATGTTGTCAAAATTGGACCCTTTCATGATCGAGGCAGTAAACACTTCCAACCCATGGAAAATGTGAAGCTCTGGTATTTGCGTAACCTTCTCTTGCGCAAGAATGTAACTTTGAAAACGTTAATTCAAGGCATTAATATTATCGAGTTTGAGAAACATGCCCGTGAGTTTTATGCAGAACCACTTGATCATCTAAACAAGAATGACTTCATTGAAATGATGATACTTGATGGTTTGTTCATAATCGAACTATTTCGGAAGCTTTGGTTTAGTGAAGATATCAGCATCAATGACCCGATATTCAACATGGATTGCATGTTTCAGTATTTATGCCATGACCTTTTGCTACTTGAGAATCAGCTTCCTTGGTTTGTTCTCAACTCTTTATATATCCTTACGAAGGAGACTGTTGATTGCTCCCTGAAAAAACTTCTGCTTGTCATCTTTTACTCAGAACCACAACTGGGACTTAACTCCAATCGCTTCATAGATCATAATACCATTTTCCTAGACACTGATCACTTTGATGATGATCCTGATCATGACGACAAAATTTTGCACATACTTGACCTCATAAGAACTTCAAGTGTTTTCAAATTCAAAGATGATCGGTTTCAGCAATCTTTCTACGGTCCTAACACGCAATTGAAAATACATCCGACTACTACTCTCTCAGACGTCGCAAGTGACATCAGTGACAGCATAGTGAATATAGAATTGGAAGACAGAGTTTATAACAATTTTCACCCGCCATCCTACGGCCTTAAGACACAGTTTATGCATCCGGCCACTACTCTATCAGAGGCAGGAGTCGTATTCAGAATGGATTCCGGCGATAGGAAGAGCATAATGGACATAGAATTCGAAGATGGAGTGTTTACTATTCCACCACTAGTCATTGGAGAGTTGACAGAATCACTCTTCAGGAACTTGATTGCATTTGAGCAATGCTATCATGGATGTTCGCATAAAATAACTTCATATGTGGTTCTAATGGATAACCTCATCGCTTCACAAAAGGatatgaatttgttttgtgagaaAAACATAATAACTACTAATTGGCGGAGTGCTGAATTAGACACGTATCAATTCTTCAACAAGCTTTATAAGGACACCTCGCTTAAGGAGTTCTTGTATGATGGACTGTGCTACCAAGTAAATGAACATTACCAAGTTGCACAGGACAAAAAGCTTCAAAGAATGAGGCGTGAGCTACGAACTACTGCACAGTTGAAGCGTGATTATCTAACGTGGAATGTTACTTCAACAAGCCTCTGGAAAGTTACTTCTTTGATTGCAGCTTCTGTCCTTTTGGGAGTCACCATACTTCAAACCATATATGCCATGAAGCAATATTATTATTCCCTTCGATAA
- the LOC133712297 gene encoding protein SIEVE ELEMENT OCCLUSION B-like, producing MLSIAQNAVSKVTSSVTNTVQHIEGELSLFTMSDHKILELIYTSHVHEDDSFDVDSLFLITENIIKRSNQIVDNIVQGTQVHVETIDEKPPKASFSSPLCTLKSIGCELCCKASGEEIAHKSTLSILNKLSTYSWEAKAVLALAAFALEYGEFWLLAQIHQSDLLAKSVAILRRVPILLKPADLQKRRQAVVELNTLIKTTLQVIECIFELEKLSAYDPKDVPALAIAMDHIPVDVYWSIITIVACATKVHLLTSDEDKPHDLSQYSQKIHFILNKLKIQLIICKKQIEEAETYRKLRKLFQTPAEVMEVFKALIFSKDNVQPIIDGSSNKTVTIDVLRRKYVLLFISNLDISDDDIAILRPVYEGIKREDKYKIVWIPIVEQWTDELRKKFEILRTKMPWYTVQYFSPVAGIRFIKEEWHFKGKPAVVVMNPQGKVENTNALHLIRVYGMKAFPFHKGIEDTIRNDKEWITPIVNDIHPSIQTWIKEEKYIFFYGGKDNEWIQQFTKKATAIANDPFIKELKINIELYCVGKSAKGGEDLGILGRFWSGIESLFFTNVNKQTDTVTKEVQKLLSYKNESGWAVLSKGSTVVVTGHGFTILKVLEDFERWKEFIKEKGFEVSFKAYHEKVIQTMKHCCRLDIPSVAGKVPETMKCPECPRTMETYVSYKCCHTDGPINAHH from the exons ATGCTAAGCATAGCACAGAATGCGGTGAGCAAGGTGACCTCGTCAGTCACCAACACTGTTCAGCACATTGAGGGTGAGCTCAGCTTGTTCACCATGTCTGACCACAAAATCTTGGAGCTCATCTACACCAGCCATGTCCACGAGGACGACTCCTTTGATGTCGACTCTCTTTTCTTGATCACCGAAAACATCATCAAGCGCTCTAACCAGATCGTTGATAACATCGTGCAG GGCACCCAAGTTCATGTTGAAACCATAGATGAGAAGCCCCCAAAAGCCAGCTTCAGCTCCCCATTGTGTACCCTCAAGTCCATTGGTTGTGAG CTATGTTGCAAGGCTTCAGGTGAAGAGATTGCCCACAAATCAACACTTTCAATACTCAACAAGCTATCAACCTATTCGTGGGAAGCCAAGGCAGTCTTGGCCTTGGCTGCATTTGCTTTGGAATATGGTGAGTTCTGGCTCCTTGCCCAAATTCACCAATCTGACCTACTTGCCAAGTCTGTCGCAATCCTTAGGCGAGTGCCCATCCTTCTCAAGCCCGCTGACCTCCAGAAACGGCGCCAGGCAGTTGTCGAGCTTAACACTCTGATCAAGACCACATTGCAAGTGATTGAGTGCATCTTTGAGCTGGAGAAGCTTTCTGCTTATGATCCAAAGGATGTGCCTGCATTGGCTATTGCAATGGACCATATCCCAGTTGATGTCTATTGGTCTATCATAACCATTGTTGCTTGTGCTACTAAAGTCCATCTTCTCACCAGCGATGA GGACAAGCCACATGATTTATCCCAATATTCTCAAAAGATCCATTTCATCCTAAACAAGCTTAAGATCCAGCTGATAATCTGCAAAAAACAAATAG AGGAGGCAGAGACCTATAGGAAGCTGAGAAAACTTTTTCAGACCCCTGCCGAAGTTATGGAGGTGTTCAAGGCCCTGATTTTCAGCAAGGATAATGTGCAGCCAATAATTGATGGTTCCAGTAACAAAACG GTTACCATTGACGTTCTGAGGAGGAAATATGTGTTGTTGTTCATTTCAAACCTGGACATTTCTGATGATGACATTGCAATTCTCAGACCAGTTTATGAGGGAATAAAGAGAGAGGATAAGTACAAAATTGTGTGGATTCCCATTGTGGAGCAATGGACCGATGAGCTACGAAAGAAGTTCGAGATCTTGAGGACTAAGATGCCATGGTACACAGTGCAGTACTTTTCACCAGTTGCTGGCATCAGGTTCATTAAGGAAGAGTGGCACTTCAAGGGTAAGCCTGCAGTTGTGGTGATGAACCCACAAGGGAAAGTGGAAAACACCAATGCTCTCCACTTGATTCGGGTTTATGGAATGAAGGCATTTCCTTTCCATAAGGGCATAGAAGACACTATTCGAAATGACAAAGAGTGGATCACCCCCATTGTGAATGATATTCACCCATCCATTCAGACATGG ATCAAGGAGGAGAAGTATATTTTCTTCTACGGAGGCAAGGACAATGAATGGATTCAGCAATTCACAAAGAAAGCAACTGCCATTGCAAATGATCCTTTTATTAAGGAACTTAAGATCAACATTGAGCTGTATTGTGTGGGTAAGAGCGCAAAAGGAGGAGAAGACCTTGGCATTCTCGGGCGTTTCTGGAGCGGCATTGAGAGCCTGTTCTTCACCAATGTCAACAAGCAAACGGACACCGTCACCAAAGAAGTCCAGAAGCTGCTTTCCTACAAAAATGAGAGTGGATGGGCTGTGCTTAGCAAAGGGTCTACTGTGGTGGTCACTGGCCACGGCTTCACAATCTTGAAGGTGCTTGAGGACTTTGAGAGATGGAAGGAGTTTATCAAGGAAAAGGGCTTTGAGGTCTCATTCAAAGCGTACCACGAGAAGGTGATTCAGACTATGAAGCACTGTTGCCGCCTTGACATCCCAAGTGTTGCAGGAAAGGTTCCGGAGACAATGAAGTGTCCTGAGTGTCCTCGCACCATGGAGACCTATGTGAGCTACAAGTGTTGCCACACTGATGGTCCCATTAACGCACATCATTAG